Genomic segment of Buchnera aphidicola (Melanaphis sacchari):
CTGCCTCCCGTAGGAGTCTGGACCGTGTCTCAGTTCCAGTGTGGCTGGTTATCCTCTCAGACCAGCTAGAGATCGTTGCCTTGGTAAGCTTTTACCTTACCAACAAGCTAATCTCATCTGGGCTCATCTAAAAGCGTAAGGTCTTTAAAAAAGATCCCCCACTTTGGTTTTTCAACATTATGCGGTATTAGCTACCATTTCTAGTAGTTATCCCCCTCTTTTAGGTAGATTCCCAGATATTACTCACCCGTTTGCCGCTCGCCGACAAAAAAGCAAAAAGCTTTTTTTCGCTGCCGCTCGACTTGCATGTGTTAAGCTTGCCGCCAGCGTTCAATCTGAGCCATGATCAAACTCTTCAGTTTTAAAACAAAATTTAATACAATTAAAATAAATTTGTACTTAATTTTTTGTGCCCACACAGATTATCTAATTAATTTTTTAAAGAGCGTTGTTTATTTTCTAAACTTTATAAGAGATTACATTTTTTTTATCGTCTTGTCAACCTTTTAATAAAAATTAATTTTATTTCATTAAATAAAATAGTTTTTCATTCAATATATTTATTTGCCATATGTTATAATTTTTATAAAAACAATGTCGGATATTTAAATGAATATAAAATATATAATAAAAAAAGATATTGAACAAGCTTTATCAAAAATTTCTGATAAAAATTATAAACCATTAATTATGCTAACTAAAAATTCAAAATTTGGCCATTATCAAGTTAATAATTTAATTAAAATATCTAATTCATTTAATATAAAACCAAATGATTTATTTGAGAAAATAATATTATTTTTTAAAAAAAACTATATGTATGAAAAAATAAATTTTTCTGAACCAGGATTTATTAATATTTTCATCAATAGCTCTTGGTTATCTGAAGAATTAGAAAAAATTTTTTTTTCTCCGCGTCTTGGTATTAAAAGATTTTCTCCAAAAAATATTATAGTAGATTATTCAGCACCAAATATTGCAAAAGAAATGCATATTGGACATTTAAGATCTACAATAATTGGAGATGTTATGGCAAGAACTTTAGAATTTTTAGGACATAATGTAATCAGAGCAAATCATATTGGAGATTGGGGGACGCAATTTGGTATATTAATTGCATATTTAAAGTATGAAAAATTAATAAATAAATTACAAAATAATCTTCTTACATTAAAAGATCTTGAACATATTTATTGTAAATCAAAAAACAAATATGATTCGGATGAATTTTTTTCAAAAAAATCAAGAGAATATGTTGTAAAATTACAAAATGGCGATAAAAAATGTCATTCTATTTGGAAAAAACTAGTATACATTACTATGAATGAAAACTATAAAATATACAAAAAACTGAATGTGACTCTTAAGAAAGAACATACTATGGGAGAAAGTACATATAAAAAAATGCTTTTAAAAATTGTTCAAGATCTTAAAAGAAAAAAAATAGCTATTGAAAAAAATGGCACTACCATTGTTTATTTAGATGAATTTAAGAATAAATCCGGCAATTCTATGGGCGTCATAGTTCAAAAAAGAGACAAAGGATTTTTATATTCTACGACCGATATTGCATGTTTAAAATATAGATATGAAAAATTGCACGCTGATCGTGTTATATACTATATAGATTCTCGTCAACATCAACATTTATTACAAGTATGGATTATAGCTAAAAAGGCTAATTACATACCAGAAAATCTATTATTGGAACATCATATGTTTGGAATGATGCTATCTAAAAATAAACGTCCTTTTAAAACACGCGATGGAAATACCATAAAACTTTCTGATTTTCTAAATGAAGCAATCAATAGAGCTAAAAAATTAATTTTAACAAAAAAACCCCATTTAACTCATAAAAAAATAATTAAACTAGCAAATACAATCGGAATTAGTGCAATAAAATATGCTGATTTATCCAAAAACAGAAGTACTAATTATATATTTGATTGGGATAAAATGATAAATTTTGAAGGAAATACAGCACCTTATATACAATATGCTTATACAAGAATTATGTCAATTTTAAAAAAATCTACTATTTCAATACATAAATTGAAACAAAAAGTTTTATTAAATAAACCAAGCGAAATAAATTTAGCTATTAAAATACTAGAATTTGAAGAAATTATTCTCTTAATAGCTGACAAAGGAACTCCACATGTTATGTGTAAATATCTTTATGAATTAGCAACATATTTTTCTAATTTTTATGAAGAATGCTCAATTTTATTTTGTAAAAAAATTAAAATTTGTAAAAGCAGGCTTAAATTATCTTTTTTAACTGCAAGAACATTAAAAAAAGGATTAAACATATTAGGAATTAAAACAGTTAAAAAAATGTAATATATTCAAAAAAAATCAATTTACTATAAATAATTTAGTCAGGTGAGGCAGTAATGTCATAATGGCACTACTTAACACCACACCAACTTGCATTTATTAAATATTATTTATTTCCAATTATATTAGTCATTTTTAATTTTTTATCGCTTATAATTTCAAGTTCAGATAAAACACTTAATTCTGGAAAATATTTTCGAAGAAAATTTGATAAAAAAAATCTTAGAGGATGAGATACTAACATCACAATTGGAGCTTGAATTAATTTCTGTTTTTTTATTGCTTTCTGTGTTTCTTTTAATAAAACCTCCGAAAGATTAGGCTCAATAGCATCATTACCTTTTTTTAAATTTTCTAATAAAATTTTTTCTAAATTTGGCTCCAAACCAATTATTTCAATTATTTCTCTTCCATGAAATAACTTTTGCATAATAATTTTACTTAAGGAAATTCGCACAATACTAGTTAATTCCTGAGGATCTTTTTTTATAATTGCATGTTCTGCTAAAGTCTCTAATATAGTTCTCATATCTTTGATTGGAACTGCTTCTGAAAGTAGATTTTTTAAAATTTTATGTAAAGTAGTCAAATCAACAATATTAGGTATTAAATCATCGGTCATTTTGGGTATTACTGTATTAATATAATCTAATAATTTTTGTATTTCGTAACGACTAAATAATTCACTGATATTTTGCGAAATTAAAATGTTTAAGTGAGTTGCTACCATAGAAAAAGAATCTATGACAGAATAACCCTTTTTTTCAGCTTCGTTTTTAAATGATGAATCAATCCAATAACCAGATAGCAAAAAATTAGGCTCAAAAACTTTTTTAAATGGTAATTCTTCTGTCTCTCTTCCGGTCTTAATTGCTACTAATTTTTCAAAAATACAAATACCTTGACTAACTTTTACTCCTTTGATGAAAATTTGATAAGAGTTGCCATTTAAATTTATGTTATTTTTAATATGCACTAAGGGAGGTAAAAATCCAATTTCTTGAGCAATCTTTTTACGTATAATACGAATTCTATCTAATAGATTACCTTTTTTTTGAACATTGACCATAGAAATTAAATTATATCCAATTTCTATTCTAACGGGGTCTTCTAACTCTACATCATTCCAAGAAGCTTCAGAAATAGAATTTTTTAACAATTTATTTTTTTTACTAGAATCTAAAACATCCTTTTTAAATTGATATTTTTTTTTGTTTAACCACCAGGATAAAAATAGTAATAAAATTGCAAACGTTAAAAATATAATATTTGGCATTCCAGGAACTAAGCCAAGAATTCCTAATACAATAGAACTTAAAAAAATTACTTGAGAATTACAAAATAATTGACCAATCATTTGTTCTCCAACATTTTGATTGGTGCTAACACGTGTTACAATAACACCTGCAGCTGTAGAAACAACTAAAGCTGGAATTTGAGCAACTAATCCATCTCCAATAGTTAATAAAGTATAAACTTGAGCAGCTTTACTTAAAGGCATGTTATGTTGAAAAAATCCAATAATTAAACCGCCAAATATATTTAACACCATAATCAAAATTCCAGCAATAGCATCTCCTCTAACGAATTTGCTAGCACCATCCATAGAACCATAAAAATCTGCTTCTTGCGCTATCTTTAAACGACGTTTTTTCGCTTTTTCTTCACCAATCAAACCAGCATTGAGATCGGCATCTATTGCCATTTGTTTTCCTGGCATAGCATCTAATACAAATCTAGCTCCTACTTCTGCTATTCGACTGGCTCCTTTAGTAATTACCATAAAATTAATAATTACTAAAATAATGAAAACAACTATTCCAATAGCAAAATTACTACCTACTAAAAAATGACCAAATGATTCTATTACTCGACCAGCTGCATGAATACCAGTATGACCATTTAAAAAAATAATACGTGTAGAAGCAACGTTTAAACCAAGGCGTAATAATGTAGAAAAAAGTAAAATCGTTGGAAAAGCAGAAAATTCTAAAGTTTTACGAGTAAACATAGAAACTAGCAAAATCAATATTGATAAAGCAATATTAAAAGTAAAAAATACATCTAAAACAAAAGGAGCTAGTGGTAATACCATCATTGACAAAATAATCAATATAAGTATTGGACCAACTAGTATTTGCCATTGATTTTTTCTAAAAGTTTCAATTATTCGAAAAAAAGAAGGAAAATTAATCATTATTTTTTTGTTTCTCCTGTATAAATTAAATCTGATGGTATTGATATATCTTTAGGTTCTTGAGGAAAATTTCCACCTTCTTTTCTCCATTTTTTTACTTTCCAAGACCATGCTAAAACTTCAGCAACAGCTTTATAAAGTGATCCTGGAATATAATGACCTATTTCGGAGTAACGATATAAAGAACGAGATAATAAAGGAGAAGAAATTATAGGAACTTTATGTTTTAAAGCTACACGCTGTATTTTAATAGCTAAATCGCCAACTCCTTTAGCTACTACTTTAGGAGCATTCATTTTGTACATGTCATATTTAAGAGCAACGGAATAATGTATTGG
This window contains:
- the argS gene encoding arginine--tRNA ligase, encoding MNIKYIIKKDIEQALSKISDKNYKPLIMLTKNSKFGHYQVNNLIKISNSFNIKPNDLFEKIILFFKKNYMYEKINFSEPGFINIFINSSWLSEELEKIFFSPRLGIKRFSPKNIIVDYSAPNIAKEMHIGHLRSTIIGDVMARTLEFLGHNVIRANHIGDWGTQFGILIAYLKYEKLINKLQNNLLTLKDLEHIYCKSKNKYDSDEFFSKKSREYVVKLQNGDKKCHSIWKKLVYITMNENYKIYKKLNVTLKKEHTMGESTYKKMLLKIVQDLKRKKIAIEKNGTTIVYLDEFKNKSGNSMGVIVQKRDKGFLYSTTDIACLKYRYEKLHADRVIYYIDSRQHQHLLQVWIIAKKANYIPENLLLEHHMFGMMLSKNKRPFKTRDGNTIKLSDFLNEAINRAKKLILTKKPHLTHKKIIKLANTIGISAIKYADLSKNRSTNYIFDWDKMINFEGNTAPYIQYAYTRIMSILKKSTISIHKLKQKVLLNKPSEINLAIKILEFEEIILLIADKGTPHVMCKYLYELATYFSNFYEECSILFCKKIKICKSRLKLSFLTARTLKKGLNILGIKTVKKM
- the flhA gene encoding flagellar biosynthesis protein FlhA codes for the protein MINFPSFFRIIETFRKNQWQILVGPILILIILSMMVLPLAPFVLDVFFTFNIALSILILLVSMFTRKTLEFSAFPTILLFSTLLRLGLNVASTRIIFLNGHTGIHAAGRVIESFGHFLVGSNFAIGIVVFIILVIINFMVITKGASRIAEVGARFVLDAMPGKQMAIDADLNAGLIGEEKAKKRRLKIAQEADFYGSMDGASKFVRGDAIAGILIMVLNIFGGLIIGFFQHNMPLSKAAQVYTLLTIGDGLVAQIPALVVSTAAGVIVTRVSTNQNVGEQMIGQLFCNSQVIFLSSIVLGILGLVPGMPNIIFLTFAILLLFLSWWLNKKKYQFKKDVLDSSKKNKLLKNSISEASWNDVELEDPVRIEIGYNLISMVNVQKKGNLLDRIRIIRKKIAQEIGFLPPLVHIKNNINLNGNSYQIFIKGVKVSQGICIFEKLVAIKTGRETEELPFKKVFEPNFLLSGYWIDSSFKNEAEKKGYSVIDSFSMVATHLNILISQNISELFSRYEIQKLLDYINTVIPKMTDDLIPNIVDLTTLHKILKNLLSEAVPIKDMRTILETLAEHAIIKKDPQELTSIVRISLSKIIMQKLFHGREIIEIIGLEPNLEKILLENLKKGNDAIEPNLSEVLLKETQKAIKKQKLIQAPIVMLVSHPLRFFLSNFLRKYFPELSVLSELEIISDKKLKMTNIIGNK